One region of Priestia megaterium genomic DNA includes:
- the celB gene encoding PTS cellobiose transporter subunit IIC, giving the protein MSKFNSMLESKVMPIAGKMAGQRHLQALRDGIVLTMPLIIIGSVFLILSNLPIPGYNDFMAGIFGKEWATKMAYPVGATFDIMALLACFGIAYRLAEKYGVDALSAGAISLAAFLLATPYKVSFLPSGAKEAILVDGGIPTALMGSKGLFVAMIVAILSTEIYRWFIQKDIVIKMPDGVPPAVGKSFAALIPGFTVIAFIWILRLLVEQTHFGSLHNIVGELLGKPLGVLGGSLGGTLVAELVIMLMWSCGLHGANIVGGIMAPIWYGAMDENRIAFANHEVLPNIFTQQFFDIWINIGGSGATLALVVAMILKARSQQMKQLGKLGIGPALFNINEPIIFGLPMVMNPMMLIPFIITPLVTVVATYIAMSTGLVAKPAGIAVPWTMPPIISGYLATGGKLSGAVMQAINIGISVCIYYPFFRMWDKQKFTEEHGIQPAVEGVPSDTQKDIV; this is encoded by the coding sequence ATGAGCAAATTTAATAGTATGCTTGAAAGCAAAGTAATGCCTATCGCCGGAAAAATGGCAGGTCAACGCCATTTACAAGCACTTCGAGACGGTATTGTTCTAACAATGCCGCTCATTATTATCGGTTCCGTATTTTTAATACTATCGAATTTACCGATACCAGGTTACAACGACTTTATGGCAGGGATTTTCGGAAAAGAATGGGCCACAAAAATGGCGTATCCAGTTGGAGCTACATTCGATATTATGGCGCTGCTTGCTTGTTTCGGAATAGCCTATCGATTAGCTGAAAAATATGGAGTAGACGCTTTGTCCGCAGGTGCTATTTCACTTGCTGCCTTTTTACTTGCTACTCCGTATAAAGTGTCGTTTCTCCCAAGCGGCGCTAAAGAAGCTATTTTAGTAGACGGCGGAATTCCAACCGCTTTAATGGGAAGTAAAGGACTTTTCGTAGCAATGATTGTCGCGATTCTCTCTACGGAAATTTACAGATGGTTTATTCAAAAAGATATTGTCATCAAGATGCCTGATGGAGTTCCACCCGCTGTTGGAAAATCGTTTGCCGCTCTTATTCCTGGCTTCACGGTAATAGCATTTATTTGGATTTTACGTTTGTTAGTAGAACAAACGCATTTTGGAAGTCTGCATAATATCGTTGGAGAATTGCTTGGAAAGCCTTTAGGTGTGTTAGGCGGCAGTTTAGGCGGTACGCTAGTTGCCGAGCTTGTTATTATGCTCATGTGGTCTTGTGGACTTCATGGAGCGAATATTGTCGGTGGAATTATGGCTCCAATTTGGTATGGAGCTATGGATGAAAACAGAATTGCATTTGCTAACCATGAAGTATTACCCAATATTTTCACACAGCAGTTCTTTGACATTTGGATTAATATCGGAGGCAGCGGAGCGACACTAGCTCTAGTCGTTGCCATGATTTTAAAAGCGCGCAGTCAACAAATGAAGCAGCTTGGTAAATTAGGAATAGGGCCAGCTCTTTTTAATATCAATGAGCCGATTATCTTTGGACTTCCGATGGTGATGAATCCAATGATGCTTATTCCGTTTATTATTACCCCTCTTGTGACGGTAGTAGCAACCTATATTGCCATGTCGACAGGACTGGTAGCAAAACCAGCAGGTATTGCGGTTCCTTGGACCATGCCTCCGATTATTTCTGGCTATTTGGCCACAGGAGGAAAATTATCGGGTGCAGTTATGCAAGCTATTAACATCGGCATTTCTGTTTGCATTTATTATCCTTTCTTTAGAATGTGGGATAAACAAAAATTCACTGAAGAACATGGTATACAGCCTGCAGTTGAAGGGGTACCAAGTGATACACAGAAAGATATTGTGTGA
- a CDS encoding amino acid permease, with protein MNSHPQPQLKKELKIRHITMISLGGIIGAGLFIGSGSLINTAGPGSIFSYAFAGLLVILVMRMLGEMSTANPSSGSFSTYAKEALGPWAGYTIGWLYWFFWVIVIAVEAIAGANIIQYWFPSLPSWGVSLTLTFLLTMTNLYSVKSFGEFEYWFSLIKVVSIVLFLLLGIAIICGFIPGIDSPGTSNLLHKGGFLPNGISSVFLGIALVMFSFMGTEIVATAAGESSQPEKAITIATNTVIYRILFFYLGSIFILVTVLPWNSSSLMKSPFVSILELVNIPAAAQIMNFIILTAVLSCLNSGLYTSSRMLFSMSQNGNAPKSFSKLNKKGVPVSAILACTVISYISVIFNYISPDKIFLFLVNASGGVALLVYLVIAFSQIKMRKKYEKENPEALKIKMWLFPYLTYATILAITSIFIAMAFIDSLRSQFFLTLLIALLVVGSFFFQRTKMTSSLAAKENTSK; from the coding sequence ATGAACAGCCATCCACAGCCACAGTTAAAAAAAGAGTTAAAGATCCGGCATATCACCATGATTTCTCTTGGAGGAATTATTGGCGCTGGATTGTTTATTGGAAGCGGATCACTCATTAACACCGCTGGACCCGGCTCTATTTTTTCGTACGCATTTGCTGGTTTACTCGTTATTTTAGTCATGCGAATGCTTGGAGAAATGTCTACTGCAAATCCTTCCAGCGGTTCGTTTTCCACTTATGCAAAAGAGGCATTAGGCCCTTGGGCCGGCTACACAATTGGCTGGCTCTACTGGTTTTTCTGGGTTATCGTTATTGCTGTTGAAGCCATTGCAGGTGCAAATATTATTCAATACTGGTTCCCGTCTTTACCGTCTTGGGGAGTTAGTCTGACTCTTACTTTTTTATTAACGATGACCAATCTGTACTCTGTTAAATCTTTCGGAGAATTTGAATATTGGTTTTCTCTCATTAAAGTTGTCAGTATCGTTCTTTTTTTACTTTTAGGTATTGCTATTATTTGTGGATTCATTCCAGGAATTGATTCTCCCGGCACTTCCAATCTTTTGCATAAAGGCGGCTTTTTACCGAATGGAATTAGCTCTGTATTTTTAGGAATCGCCCTTGTCATGTTCTCCTTTATGGGAACAGAAATTGTTGCAACCGCGGCAGGTGAATCTTCTCAACCTGAAAAAGCCATTACCATTGCGACCAATACCGTTATTTATCGTATTTTATTTTTCTATTTAGGATCTATTTTTATTTTAGTAACCGTTCTTCCGTGGAATTCATCAAGCCTAATGAAAAGCCCATTTGTCTCTATTCTTGAATTAGTAAACATACCGGCCGCCGCTCAAATTATGAACTTTATTATTTTAACAGCTGTCCTTTCTTGTCTGAATTCTGGTTTGTATACAAGCTCTCGTATGCTGTTTTCCATGTCTCAAAATGGTAATGCGCCAAAAAGCTTTTCAAAATTAAATAAAAAAGGCGTACCGGTTAGCGCGATATTAGCATGTACAGTTATTTCGTACATCAGCGTCATCTTTAACTATATTTCGCCAGATAAAATCTTTTTGTTCTTAGTGAATGCATCAGGCGGCGTAGCCCTTCTTGTGTACCTCGTTATTGCATTTTCACAAATTAAAATGAGAAAAAAATATGAAAAAGAAAACCCTGAAGCATTAAAAATTAAAATGTGGTTGTTTCCTTACTTAACTTACGCTACAATCCTTGCCATCACTAGTATCTTTATTGCCATGGCATTTATTGATTCATTGCGTTCGCAGTTCTTTTTAACTCTTTTAATTGCTTTACTCGTCGTAGGTTCGTTTTTCTTTCAGCGTACCAAAATGACGAGCAGCTTAGCAGCAAAAGAAAACACATCAAAATAA
- a CDS encoding copper homeostasis protein CutC yields MKYIKEACVEGYEQAKKAEKLGADRIELCDNLSQGGTTPSYGTIQHASEHLDTDINVIIRPRSGDFLYSEAEFQIMKKDVKACKDLGVNGVVFGILTEKNEIDHGRTKELIAEARPLSVTFHMAFDEIKDKYKAIDILSEMGADRILTKGGKGSALQNLQVIRELITYANDRLIILPGGGIHEGNADRVIKDTQATELHGTKIVGDLSD; encoded by the coding sequence ATGAAGTACATAAAAGAAGCGTGTGTAGAAGGGTATGAGCAGGCAAAAAAAGCGGAAAAGCTAGGAGCAGACCGCATTGAATTATGTGACAATCTCAGTCAAGGAGGCACTACGCCAAGTTACGGCACCATTCAACATGCAAGTGAACACCTTGATACAGATATCAACGTGATTATTCGCCCAAGAAGCGGTGATTTTTTATATTCCGAAGCAGAATTTCAAATTATGAAAAAAGACGTTAAAGCATGTAAAGACCTTGGAGTAAACGGAGTAGTATTCGGCATATTAACAGAAAAAAATGAAATCGATCACGGACGCACTAAAGAATTAATAGCAGAAGCTCGTCCTTTAAGCGTTACGTTTCATATGGCATTTGATGAGATTAAAGATAAATACAAAGCCATTGATATACTTAGTGAAATGGGAGCAGACCGCATTTTGACCAAAGGTGGGAAAGGGTCTGCTTTGCAAAACTTGCAGGTGATCCGAGAACTGATCACATACGCCAATGACCGTCTTATTATTTTGCCCGGCGGAGGAATTCATGAAGGCAACGCAGATCGGGTTATAAAAGACACACAGGCGACTGAATTACACGGAACAAAAATTGTAGGAGATTTATCGGATTAA
- a CDS encoding MBL fold metallo-hydrolase, translating to MRIVREKMLYQLTFLPRFFPVNCYLVEEKDSLTLIDAALPYSASGILKAADQIGKPITRIVFTHTHEDHIGAIDNVKKSLPNASVYMSQRDYRLFSGDFTLNSEEPQNPIRGGIPKLGKISTKIDHFIEEESYIGSLAPIFTPGHTPGSMSFLDQRTNALIAGDSFQVRGGVAVSGQLKPLFPFPAFGTWSKELALKSAEKLYELNPSLLAVGHGRMLSQPLKMMEKAIQQAKVKIEKRR from the coding sequence ATGAGAATAGTTCGTGAGAAAATGTTGTATCAATTGACGTTTTTGCCTCGGTTTTTTCCAGTGAATTGTTATTTAGTCGAAGAGAAAGACAGTCTTACGTTAATTGATGCGGCTCTTCCTTACAGCGCGTCAGGTATTTTGAAAGCTGCAGATCAAATTGGAAAACCGATTACTCGAATTGTTTTTACTCATACTCATGAAGATCACATCGGAGCGATTGATAATGTGAAGAAAAGTTTGCCGAATGCTTCTGTTTATATGTCGCAAAGAGATTATCGATTATTTTCAGGAGACTTCACACTCAATTCTGAAGAACCTCAAAACCCAATCCGTGGAGGAATACCAAAACTAGGAAAGATTTCAACTAAAATTGATCATTTCATCGAAGAAGAGTCTTATATAGGCTCACTTGCCCCTATTTTTACACCTGGACATACACCTGGGTCTATGTCTTTTTTAGACCAGAGAACGAACGCATTAATTGCGGGAGATTCTTTCCAAGTGCGGGGAGGAGTTGCCGTATCAGGTCAGTTAAAACCGCTGTTTCCGTTTCCTGCCTTTGGAACGTGGAGCAAAGAGCTAGCGCTTAAAAGTGCAGAAAAGCTATATGAATTAAACCCGTCACTTCTTGCTGTTGGACACGGAAGAATGCTTTCTCAACCGCTAAAAATGATGGAAAAAGCAATACAACAAGCAAAAGTAAAAATAGAAAAGAGGAGATGA
- a CDS encoding PTS lactose/cellobiose transporter subunit IIA, whose amino-acid sequence MESVQEYIFKLILHGGNGRSSAMEAIAAAKKGDFSEAREKLTQASEELNAAHHIQTSLIQGEIRGDSTEISLLMIHAQDHLMNAMTVKEMATEFVDLYEAIKISGGITL is encoded by the coding sequence ATGGAAAGCGTTCAAGAATATATTTTTAAATTAATCTTACACGGTGGAAACGGCAGAAGTTCAGCAATGGAAGCGATAGCGGCTGCCAAAAAGGGAGATTTTTCAGAAGCGCGTGAAAAGCTTACACAAGCTTCTGAAGAATTAAATGCTGCTCATCATATCCAAACGTCGTTAATTCAAGGAGAAATTAGAGGGGATAGCACAGAAATTTCTCTGCTCATGATTCATGCTCAAGATCATTTAATGAATGCGATGACGGTAAAAGAAATGGCTACTGAATTTGTAGATTTATATGAAGCAATCAAAATTTCTGGGGGGATTACATTATGA
- a CDS encoding general stress protein → MKHVEVVENGANINEAVNQFADKGFEKNEVYVFTYDKENSKNLTEVTDTNIIRLSEEGPLHSAASLFLTREDELRTKMAALGLSKDETKKYEEELKKGSAIVVAATGERKDV, encoded by the coding sequence ATGAAACATGTTGAAGTAGTAGAAAACGGAGCGAATATTAACGAAGCAGTTAATCAATTTGCAGATAAAGGTTTTGAGAAAAATGAAGTATACGTGTTTACCTATGACAAGGAAAATTCTAAAAATTTAACAGAAGTAACGGACACAAATATTATTCGACTGTCTGAAGAAGGTCCTTTACATTCAGCAGCGAGTTTATTTTTAACAAGAGAAGATGAGCTTCGAACAAAAATGGCTGCGCTAGGTTTATCAAAAGACGAAACAAAAAAATATGAAGAAGAGTTAAAGAAAGGCAGTGCGATTGTAGTGGCTGCTACGGGAGAAAGAAAAGACGTTTAA
- a CDS encoding TetR/AcrR family transcriptional regulator, giving the protein MSPRQGLDFKKVIQTGENLANREGFYAVTIASLAKELDVRPPSLYNHIKGLEELRKELALSGLQQLHYLLKSAVEHASAEDAVYQLSKAYVSFVRKSPGIYEATATVAPTIQDEEVQKASDNIVFLVLEVLKPYHLPESEALHAVRSLRSILHGFSSLEQKGGFGMPLSTDETLDFLIRTFVLGLHRYEQTP; this is encoded by the coding sequence ATGTCGCCACGACAAGGACTAGATTTCAAAAAGGTTATTCAAACAGGTGAAAATTTGGCCAATCGTGAAGGGTTTTATGCTGTTACAATTGCTTCATTAGCCAAAGAATTAGATGTTCGCCCTCCGTCTTTGTATAATCATATAAAAGGGTTAGAAGAGCTGCGCAAAGAACTGGCTTTAAGCGGACTGCAGCAGCTACACTATCTTCTAAAAAGTGCTGTTGAACATGCTTCTGCAGAAGACGCTGTTTATCAGCTAAGTAAAGCGTACGTTTCATTTGTAAGAAAGTCTCCCGGAATATACGAAGCAACGGCAACGGTGGCACCAACGATACAGGATGAAGAAGTACAAAAAGCATCTGATAACATCGTATTTTTAGTGCTGGAGGTGTTAAAACCGTATCATCTTCCGGAAAGTGAAGCCCTTCATGCTGTTAGAAGTCTCCGCAGCATTTTACATGGATTTTCTTCTTTGGAGCAAAAAGGGGGATTTGGCATGCCGTTGAGTACTGATGAGACACTAGATTTTTTAATTCGTACGTTTGTATTGGGGCTACACCGGTATGAACAGACTCCATAA
- a CDS encoding BglG family transcription antiterminator: MLNSRMIVILRELMSVQSTLSTVTSEYLATVNQVSSRTIRTDIKQLDDMLSQYGAKIKSARGTGYELSVLDEKQFHQLLKELSANQLFDSTSIPTVPDDRVHYLIKRLLLADGYLKLEDLADELYISKSTVQNDLRDVKKQLCKYDILLEKRPNYGLKAKGDEMKMRFCMSEYIFNRKDKEVDMVYNEISILPQESILTIKAHILNQIKRYNIMVSDIGLNNLIIHLAIACKRIQEENFISLYSEDLLEIMEHKEYEVAAEIVREIEKAFKIRFPKSETAYIAIHLLGTKMLNSSNHEDKEVKQFIAADIYELTAAILEAIEKELHLGISEDSELILGMSLHLKPAINRYKYGMNLRNPMLEGIKSHYPLAFEAGIIAGKVLKNRLEIDMHETEIGYLALHIGGAIERRKIINQPKRCLIVCASGVGSAKLLSYKLQATFGLNLTILGTTQYYKLHQMSLHSLDFIVSTIPIPEDLPVPVVQVSTILGNNDFKKIECLMKNKPQSSLEYTKKELVYLQQEFQTREEVLHFLGEKLTHLGLVPFQFIESVFEREAASPTSFGNLVAIPHPMVPQTDTTFWAICTLKKPIMWEGNLVQFICLLSVKANNQGDLQKMYSLLVRVVDDKQVVQRLVKCKDYEEFIEVFMKNIR; this comes from the coding sequence ATGCTTAATTCAAGAATGATCGTCATATTAAGAGAACTAATGTCCGTACAGTCTACATTATCAACCGTTACGAGCGAATATTTAGCAACAGTAAATCAGGTATCTTCTCGAACTATTCGAACGGATATAAAACAGTTAGATGACATGTTGTCTCAGTACGGGGCCAAAATTAAATCAGCTCGAGGGACGGGATATGAACTTAGCGTTTTAGATGAAAAACAATTTCATCAGCTATTAAAAGAACTTTCGGCTAATCAATTATTTGATTCAACTTCTATTCCAACCGTTCCTGATGACCGCGTGCATTATTTAATTAAAAGACTGCTGCTAGCAGACGGATATTTGAAGCTCGAAGATTTAGCAGACGAGTTATATATTAGCAAATCAACGGTTCAAAACGATTTAAGAGATGTTAAAAAACAGCTGTGTAAGTATGATATTCTTTTAGAAAAACGTCCTAACTATGGCTTGAAAGCTAAAGGGGACGAAATGAAAATGAGATTTTGTATGTCTGAGTACATATTTAACCGAAAAGATAAAGAAGTAGATATGGTATACAATGAAATATCCATCCTGCCCCAAGAATCAATCTTAACGATTAAAGCCCACATTTTAAATCAAATAAAACGATACAATATTATGGTTTCAGATATTGGATTAAATAATTTAATCATTCATTTAGCAATAGCTTGTAAGCGAATACAAGAAGAAAATTTTATCTCTTTGTATTCAGAAGACTTGCTTGAAATTATGGAGCATAAAGAATATGAAGTAGCAGCTGAAATTGTGAGGGAAATTGAAAAGGCATTCAAGATTCGTTTTCCGAAATCAGAAACAGCGTATATCGCCATTCATTTGCTAGGTACAAAAATGCTCAACAGTAGCAATCATGAAGACAAAGAAGTGAAGCAGTTTATTGCCGCAGATATTTATGAATTAACAGCGGCTATATTAGAAGCAATTGAAAAAGAGCTTCATTTAGGAATTAGTGAAGATTCAGAGTTGATTCTTGGCATGAGTTTGCATTTGAAACCGGCTATCAACCGCTATAAATATGGAATGAATCTGCGAAACCCGATGCTTGAAGGAATTAAGAGTCATTACCCTCTTGCTTTTGAAGCTGGAATTATTGCCGGGAAGGTTTTAAAAAATCGCCTTGAAATTGACATGCATGAAACGGAAATTGGCTATTTAGCTTTACATATTGGAGGGGCCATTGAACGTCGGAAAATTATCAATCAGCCTAAGCGCTGTTTGATTGTATGCGCATCGGGAGTAGGGAGTGCCAAGCTATTATCATATAAGCTGCAGGCTACGTTTGGATTAAATCTTACTATTTTAGGAACAACTCAGTATTATAAGCTTCACCAAATGTCGCTGCACTCTTTAGATTTTATTGTTAGTACCATTCCAATTCCAGAGGATCTTCCTGTTCCTGTAGTACAAGTAAGTACAATTCTAGGAAACAATGATTTTAAAAAAATTGAATGTTTAATGAAGAATAAACCGCAGTCTTCGTTAGAATACACGAAAAAAGAATTAGTATATTTACAGCAAGAATTTCAAACAAGAGAAGAAGTGCTTCATTTTTTAGGAGAGAAATTAACTCATCTAGGACTAGTTCCTTTTCAATTTATAGAATCTGTTTTTGAAAGAGAAGCTGCATCCCCAACAAGTTTTGGCAATCTCGTTGCGATTCCGCATCCTATGGTTCCTCAAACCGATACGACGTTTTGGGCCATTTGCACGTTAAAAAAACCGATTATGTGGGAAGGAAATCTTGTGCAATTTATTTGTCTTTTAAGTGTAAAAGCGAATAATCAAGGCGATTTGCAGAAGATGTACAGTTTGTTGGTTCGCGTTGTGGATGACAAGCAGGTCGTGCAGCGCTTAGTAAAGTGCAAGGATTATGAGGAGTTTATAGAGGTATTTATGAAAAATATTAGATAA
- a CDS encoding PTS sugar transporter subunit IIB, whose translation MNILLCCAAGMSTSLLVTKMEKSAQDQSTEYKIWAVPGDSVRNHIDQADVLLLGPQVRYLLPQLKKLGEEKGVPVDVINPVHYGTCNGEQVLKFAAQLVSK comes from the coding sequence ATGAATATTCTATTATGTTGTGCAGCTGGAATGTCTACAAGTTTACTAGTAACAAAAATGGAAAAAAGTGCTCAGGACCAAAGCACGGAGTATAAAATTTGGGCAGTTCCTGGTGACTCTGTTCGCAATCATATTGATCAAGCAGATGTACTGTTATTAGGACCTCAAGTGCGCTACTTGCTGCCGCAGCTTAAGAAGCTAGGTGAAGAAAAAGGAGTGCCAGTTGACGTTATAAATCCTGTTCACTACGGAACGTGTAATGGAGAACAAGTGTTAAAATTTGCAGCTCAACTAGTTTCAAAATAG
- a CDS encoding DEAD/DEAH box helicase, giving the protein MNQRSFSQYGLSDKVAKALSSLQYNHPTEVQSKVLPIALEERDVVVKSQTGSGKTASFGIPLCELVNWEENKPQALVLTPTRELAAQVKEDITNIGRFKRIKAAAVYGKSPFAKQKVELKQKTHIVVGTPGRVLDHIEKETLALEKIRYLVIDEADEMLNMGFIDQVEAIIQHLPSERVTMLFSATLPEDIEELSRKYMKKPVDVEIKANGLTTSTIDHSVITVQNERKFELLKDVTTVENPDSCIIFCRTQEQVNTLLDDLDDLGYPCDKIHGAMVQEDRFEVMNDFKKGKFRYLVATDVAARGIDIDNITHVINYDLPLEKESYVHRTGRTGRAGKKGKAITFVTPYEERMLSEIEEYIGFSIPVSTPPSKEEVQQAAFAFNEKINERPEVKKDKSESLNKDIMKLYFNGGKKKKIRAVDFVGTIAKLDGVTADDIGIITIQENVSYVEILNGKGPKVLQAMKNKTIKGKKLKVHKAIK; this is encoded by the coding sequence ATGAATCAAAGAAGTTTTAGTCAATACGGTCTTAGTGACAAGGTAGCTAAGGCACTTTCTAGCCTGCAATACAATCATCCTACGGAAGTACAAAGCAAGGTGCTTCCCATCGCGCTAGAAGAAAGAGATGTTGTCGTGAAGTCTCAAACAGGAAGTGGAAAAACGGCTTCCTTTGGCATTCCACTGTGTGAATTAGTTAATTGGGAAGAAAATAAGCCCCAGGCCTTAGTGTTAACGCCTACACGAGAGCTGGCTGCACAGGTAAAAGAAGATATTACCAATATCGGCCGTTTTAAGAGAATTAAAGCAGCAGCTGTCTATGGAAAATCACCATTTGCCAAGCAAAAAGTAGAATTAAAGCAAAAAACACATATTGTCGTGGGAACGCCTGGACGAGTGCTTGATCATATAGAAAAAGAAACGCTTGCATTAGAGAAAATTCGTTATTTGGTTATTGATGAAGCAGACGAAATGCTAAATATGGGTTTTATTGATCAAGTGGAAGCAATTATTCAACATCTTCCTAGTGAGCGTGTAACGATGCTTTTCTCGGCTACGCTTCCTGAAGATATTGAAGAGCTGTCTCGCAAATATATGAAGAAGCCGGTTGATGTTGAAATCAAAGCGAACGGATTAACAACAAGCACGATTGACCATTCTGTTATAACAGTACAAAATGAACGTAAATTTGAACTGCTGAAAGACGTAACTACAGTAGAAAATCCAGACAGCTGCATCATTTTTTGCCGCACGCAAGAGCAGGTAAATACGCTGTTAGATGATTTAGATGATCTTGGATATCCTTGTGATAAAATTCATGGGGCAATGGTGCAAGAAGACCGTTTTGAGGTTATGAATGATTTCAAAAAAGGGAAATTCCGCTATTTAGTAGCAACAGATGTAGCTGCGAGAGGAATTGATATTGATAATATCACGCACGTTATTAACTATGACCTTCCGTTGGAAAAAGAAAGCTACGTTCACCGTACGGGAAGAACGGGACGTGCCGGTAAAAAAGGGAAGGCTATCACATTTGTAACGCCTTATGAAGAGAGAATGCTATCGGAAATTGAAGAATATATTGGTTTTTCGATTCCAGTATCTACTCCTCCTTCTAAAGAAGAAGTACAGCAGGCAGCATTCGCTTTTAATGAAAAAATTAATGAGCGTCCAGAAGTTAAAAAAGATAAAAGCGAGTCATTAAATAAAGACATTATGAAGCTGTATTTTAACGGAGGAAAGAAAAAGAAAATTCGAGCGGTCGATTTTGTAGGAACAATCGCAAAATTAGACGGAGTAACCGCAGACGATATTGGAATTATTACGATTCAAGAAAATGTCTCGTATGTAGAGATTCTGAATGGAAAAGGTCCCAAAGTGTTGCAAGCAATGAAAAACAAAACAATTAAAGGAAAGAAATTAAAAGTTCATAAAGCGATTAAATAA